The Streptomyces sp. TLI_171 genomic interval GGGCCGTGTCGCGGGGAAGAGCTCCGGTCAGCCCGCCGAAGGCCAGTACCTGATCGCCGTCCACGAGCGTCTCCGCAACCTCGAAACGCCAGTGCTCGCCGGCCTCCTGAAGCAGTTCCCTGCCAGGCTGGCCGAGCGACCGGAGGAAGGTCTGACGGGTGCGGATCAGATCGGCCACCGCGCAGCACAACGGTGTGCCTTCAATGCGGTTGAACCCACGGAAGGGGGCCAGCGCCAGGAACTCGCCGAGCAGGCCGAGGGCCGAGTGGCGGGCCATGGGGAAGGCGTCCGGTTGTTCTGCAATCTCAAGCAGGAACGGCGCAGCGGCGACCGCTGCGGGGAAGACAGCGGCCATGTGCCCGTGCAGGACCCTGGTGTTCTCCAGTCGGGACACGGCGTCAGCAACCTGGACCTGAGTGCGGGCAGCGGCCAATGCCTGCAGCGGCGCGACCGGATCCGGTAGCTGCCAGCCGAGCGGATACCGTTCGGTCGCCCACGCCGGGGCCCGAAGGACCGGTGTCGGGATCGCGGCCCAGTCCACTGCTGCTATTCGTTCGCTCAGCATCCCGGGATCGTCGCACACCAGCCGACGGTCCTGCCCAGCGCGCCGGGGCGTCGACCACGCCCCCATGCTGCATCTGCTGCTGCTCGGCCTGGACGGCTGGCAGTGCATCGAGGAGGGCGGTCTGCTGGGCCGTCAGCTTGCCGTCTGTGCTGGGGCCCCGTCCTGCTTGCAGCCACGCGCCTGGCCGGAAGGGTCTGCTTCGCTGCCGGTGCGATTCGCCGGGCCGGTGAGGGTGCCGTCGGCGGCGAGGGAGGCGAGCAAACGGCAATGACAAGCGGTTCCAGTCCGGATCGAGGGCGCCACAGCGCGTCCAGCGCGGTCAGCTTGGCGCCCTGAGCAGCCGTCAGCTTGGCGCTCTTGCGCTGCCGTCCGACCCAGGCTCCCACCGGGCGGCCGTCGAGCTTCTCGGCGGCAGGGATCGTGAGGTGGCCGTGGGACTGGGCCCAGGCGCAGGCGTGGGCATAGCCGCGGTCCCGGGAGCAGGCATGCGTCGCCCAGACGATGCCGAGCTGGTCCCGCAGCCTTGACCCTGCCCGATGGCGGGCGTTGACCCGGTCGGTGCAGATCTTCTGGGTGTGCCTGTTCCTCCTGGCTGGATTCTGCCCCGGGCCCCGCGTGTCCCGGGCCCTGTACGCTCCCGGGCCGCTGAGGCCCTACGGAGTCGAAGCTGACCGCACGTCCGGCCGACCAGCCCGAGCGGTAGCCAGGGGGAAATCTGACAGAGCGCGTTCACGGCGGCGAGCACGGTGGTTGGTGCGGCGCGGTGCGGGAAAGCGCCCGGGCATGGCATTGATCCGCAGACACAAGCACGCCTCCCGCCGTCCCGAGCCCGGACAGGGGCAGGGCGACGGGCTGGAGGCCGGAGCACCCGCAGGACCGACCGACATGCCCGGCCGGGGCTGGCTGGCGGTGCTCAAACGCACCGGCAAGGAGTTCCTGGACGACGAACTGCCCGACCGGGCTGCCGCACTCACCTACTACGGGGTCCTGGCAATCTTCCCGGCACTGCTGTTGCTGGTCTCGCTGCTCGGCCTGGCCGGCAACTCAGCCACCAACCAGGTGCTCGACAACCTGCAGAAGCTCGCCCCCGGCGCGGCCCGGGACATCCTGCACACAGCGGTCACCCAGTTGCAGGGCAGCCGCAGCACCGGCGGGATCCTCCTGGTGGTGGCCCTGCTCGGTGCCCTGTGGTCGGCATCCGGCTACATCGCGGCGTTCATACGCGCCTCCAACGCGGTCTACGACATCCGGGAAGGCCGACCGGCGTGGAAGGTCACGCCACTGCGCCTGGGGCTGACCGTGCTGATGATGGTGATGCTCTCGGTGAGCGCGTTGATCGTGGTGTTCACCGGGCCGATCGCCAAACGGATGGGCGACGTGCTGGGACTGGGCGACACCGCCCTCACGGTGTGGGCGATCGCCAAGTGGCCGGTGCTGGTCCTGCTGGTGGCGTTCATGATTGCGCTGCTCTACTGGGCCGCTCCGAACGTACGCGGGCGAGGCTTTCGCTGGGTTTCACCGGGCAGCCTGCTGGCGGTCGGCCTGTGGCTGCTGCTCTCGGGTGGCTTCGCCGTGTACGTGGCGAACTTCGGCTCCTACAACAAGACGTACGGCACCTTGGCCGGCGTGATCATTTTCCTGGTGTGGTTGTGGCTGTCCAACCTGGCGATCCTCCTGGGCCTGGAGTTCGACGCCGAGCTGGCCCGCGAGCGCGCCATCGAGGGCGGCATGCCGCCCGCCGAGGAGCCCTACGTGCCGCCCCGCGACACCCGCAAGTGGCCCGACGATCCCGACGACGACCCCCCGG includes:
- a CDS encoding YihY/virulence factor BrkB family protein — encoded protein: MALIRRHKHASRRPEPGQGQGDGLEAGAPAGPTDMPGRGWLAVLKRTGKEFLDDELPDRAAALTYYGVLAIFPALLLLVSLLGLAGNSATNQVLDNLQKLAPGAARDILHTAVTQLQGSRSTGGILLVVALLGALWSASGYIAAFIRASNAVYDIREGRPAWKVTPLRLGLTVLMMVMLSVSALIVVFTGPIAKRMGDVLGLGDTALTVWAIAKWPVLVLLVAFMIALLYWAAPNVRGRGFRWVSPGSLLAVGLWLLLSGGFAVYVANFGSYNKTYGTLAGVIIFLVWLWLSNLAILLGLEFDAELARERAIEGGMPPAEEPYVPPRDTRKWPDDPDDDPPGRGEVGRDG